A window of the Thermoflexus sp. genome harbors these coding sequences:
- a CDS encoding GNAT family protein, producing GIWLEANLIGVVGVRIDQGDGSASIGYWLDAGHQGRGIMTQAVATVLDDLFLTRRLHRVEIRVAPENHRSRAIPERLGFRMEGILKEAGRYGGRWGDLIVYAILDREWEAMRKQNTHSGSSR from the coding sequence TGGGCATCTGGCTGGAGGCAAACCTGATCGGGGTCGTAGGCGTCCGGATCGATCAGGGAGATGGCTCCGCTTCGATCGGCTACTGGCTGGATGCCGGCCATCAGGGCCGGGGGATCATGACCCAGGCGGTGGCGACAGTGCTGGACGATCTGTTCCTCACCCGCCGGCTGCACCGCGTGGAGATCCGGGTGGCCCCGGAGAACCATCGCAGCCGGGCCATCCCGGAGCGCCTGGGCTTTCGAATGGAGGGGATCCTGAAAGAGGCCGGCCGTTACGGCGGCCGGTGGGGGGATCTGATCGTCTATGCCATCCTGGATCGGGAATGGGAGGCGATGCGAAAGCAGAATACGCATTCAGGCTCCTCCCGCTGA